From one Halosimplex rubrum genomic stretch:
- the kdgK1 gene encoding bifunctional 2-dehydro-3-deoxygluconokinase/2-dehydro-3-deoxygalactonokinase, translating into MTDLVTVGESMLRLSPPDHQRLEAMDELDVHVAGAESNVAVAAQRLGLDAAWVSKLPDSPLGRRVTSALGNHGVDADVVWDDDARMGTYYVEMAGKPRGTNVIYDRADSAVTTATADELATDRIAEADAFHTTGITPALSETLLETTTDLLELATEHDTTTVFDVNYRSKLWSPAEARDTLEGLFPDIDVLAVAVRDARTVLDREGDAEAIARELADEFGFELTLVTRGGEGSLALHEGEAFAQGVFEADEYDTVGTGDAFVGGFLASWLDGESVPDALEYGAATASLKRTIPGDIALVTPEEVDRVVESGEQSGISR; encoded by the coding sequence ATGACCGATCTCGTGACCGTCGGCGAGTCGATGCTCAGGCTCTCGCCGCCGGACCACCAGCGGCTCGAAGCGATGGACGAACTCGACGTACACGTCGCCGGCGCGGAGAGCAACGTCGCCGTCGCGGCCCAGCGGCTCGGCCTCGACGCCGCCTGGGTGTCGAAACTCCCCGACTCCCCGCTCGGTCGCCGGGTGACCAGCGCCCTGGGCAACCACGGCGTCGACGCCGACGTGGTCTGGGACGACGACGCCCGGATGGGGACCTACTACGTCGAGATGGCCGGTAAACCCCGCGGGACGAACGTCATCTACGACCGCGCCGACTCCGCGGTCACCACGGCGACGGCCGACGAACTGGCGACCGACCGGATCGCCGAGGCGGACGCCTTCCACACCACGGGCATCACGCCCGCGCTCTCCGAGACCCTGCTGGAGACGACGACCGACCTCCTCGAACTCGCGACCGAACACGACACGACGACCGTCTTCGACGTGAACTACCGGTCGAAGCTCTGGTCGCCCGCCGAGGCCCGCGACACCCTCGAAGGGCTGTTCCCCGACATCGACGTGCTCGCCGTCGCCGTCCGCGACGCCCGGACCGTCCTCGACCGCGAGGGCGACGCCGAGGCCATCGCCCGCGAACTCGCCGACGAGTTCGGCTTCGAGCTGACGCTCGTCACCCGCGGCGGCGAGGGGTCGCTGGCGCTGCACGAGGGCGAGGCGTTCGCCCAGGGCGTCTTCGAGGCCGACGAGTACGACACCGTCGGCACCGGCGACGCCTTCGTCGGCGGCTTCCTCGCCTCGTGGCTCGACGGCGAGTCGGTCCCCGACGCCCTGGAGTACGGCGCCGCCACGGCGTCGCTCAAGCGGACGATCCCCGGCGACATCGCCCTGGTCACCCCCGAGGAGGTCGACCGGGTCGTCGAGTCGGGCGAACAGAGCGGTATCTCGCGGTAG